In one window of Acidobacteriota bacterium DNA:
- a CDS encoding sodium:calcium antiporter, whose amino-acid sequence MTGSQNKHEVQASLYVFLCLAILGSLPGLYLGTVSVHVGPVVGALLFGTAIFAAAFLLSWAAEAAQIDISQSLAIAILALIAVLPEYAVDFVFTWKAAHDPQQAHYAIANMTGANRLLVGLGWPLVLLLFVLAKKRRAIVLEKSHRVEIFYLAMATIYSFTIPLKGSLNLVDTAILVTLFVLYTRRAARMEHVEPEIVGPVKILANMSRGYRRAATIVSFLYSGLVIFFVAEPFAESLVASGRTLGLNEFLVVQWLAPIASEAPEFIIAATWALRGAAGAALHALISSKVNQWTLLVGTIPLVYAISGSAVRPFVLDSLQDHELILTSAQSLFAVAVLVNLRLTRLEGVLLAGLFLLQLFIADIRLEVTAVYIVLALFFLVLHRGCLVPATRMGLGLREKSDV is encoded by the coding sequence ATGACGGGTTCCCAGAACAAACACGAGGTGCAAGCCTCTTTGTACGTTTTCCTTTGCCTGGCTATCCTCGGGTCGCTGCCGGGGCTGTACCTGGGCACGGTCTCGGTGCATGTCGGTCCGGTGGTCGGGGCGCTGCTGTTCGGGACGGCCATATTCGCTGCGGCCTTCCTGCTTTCGTGGGCGGCCGAGGCGGCGCAGATCGACATCTCCCAATCGCTGGCTATAGCCATTCTGGCTTTGATCGCGGTGCTGCCGGAATACGCCGTCGATTTCGTATTTACCTGGAAAGCGGCCCATGATCCTCAACAGGCCCACTACGCGATTGCCAACATGACCGGCGCCAACCGCCTTCTGGTCGGGCTGGGCTGGCCGCTCGTGCTGCTGCTTTTCGTCCTGGCCAAGAAACGACGGGCCATCGTCCTGGAGAAATCGCACCGGGTAGAAATCTTCTACCTGGCCATGGCAACCATCTATTCGTTCACCATTCCCCTCAAGGGAAGTCTGAATCTGGTTGATACCGCGATTCTGGTTACCCTGTTTGTCCTTTACACGCGCCGTGCGGCCAGGATGGAACACGTAGAGCCGGAGATAGTCGGTCCGGTCAAGATTCTGGCGAACATGTCACGCGGGTACCGCCGGGCGGCAACGATTGTTTCGTTCCTGTATTCCGGGCTGGTGATCTTTTTCGTCGCCGAGCCGTTCGCGGAGTCGCTGGTTGCCTCGGGAAGGACCCTGGGGTTAAACGAGTTCCTTGTCGTGCAATGGCTGGCGCCGATAGCGTCGGAGGCCCCGGAGTTCATTATCGCCGCAACCTGGGCGCTGCGCGGGGCCGCCGGTGCAGCTCTTCATGCCCTGATATCTTCGAAGGTCAATCAGTGGACGCTGCTGGTCGGGACCATCCCGCTGGTGTACGCGATTTCAGGCTCGGCGGTGCGGCCGTTTGTGCTCGACAGCCTGCAGGATCACGAACTGATCCTGACCTCGGCGCAGTCGCTGTTCGCGGTGGCTGTTCTGGTGAATCTCCGGCTGACCCGCCTGGAGGGCGTGCTGCTGGCAGGGCTCTTTCTGCTGCAACTGTTCATCGCGGACATCCGCCTCGAGGTCACGGCGGTTTACATCGTGCTCGCCCTGTTTTTTCTCGTGCTGCATCGCGGCTGCCTGGTGCCTGCCACCAGGATGGGGCTGGGGCTCAGAGAGAAGTCAGACGTCTAG
- a CDS encoding PhoU domain-containing protein, producing MFEKFKELFSSENLLEAAYRTTLKMLEFDYDMYEASRKVLRDSDTDELPFDIKKTDRKINKYEREVRRNVLTHLTVAGTQNLVPGLVLVSIVIDVERIGDYTKNIASLAARHKDKLKAGDHESALVSIEQAIEQNFPKLIELLKSQDKQRAREVMQIEQTISRTSDQIVNDMIGEEDQGLSRRDAVTLAMYARYLKRVNAHLTNIASSIVNPFPRIGFREKEKSGKA from the coding sequence ATGTTCGAGAAATTCAAAGAGCTGTTCAGTTCCGAGAATCTGCTTGAGGCCGCCTACCGCACGACTCTCAAAATGCTCGAGTTCGACTACGATATGTACGAAGCGTCGCGCAAGGTCCTCCGCGATTCGGACACCGACGAACTTCCATTCGACATAAAGAAGACCGACCGGAAGATCAACAAGTACGAGCGCGAGGTCCGCCGCAACGTGCTGACGCACCTGACGGTGGCCGGGACACAGAACCTGGTCCCGGGGCTGGTGCTGGTGTCGATCGTAATCGACGTCGAGCGTATTGGAGACTACACCAAGAACATTGCCAGCCTGGCCGCGCGGCACAAGGATAAGCTCAAGGCTGGCGACCACGAGAGCGCCCTCGTGTCGATCGAGCAGGCTATCGAGCAGAATTTCCCCAAACTCATCGAGCTGCTCAAGAGCCAGGACAAACAGCGGGCCCGGGAAGTGATGCAGATCGAGCAGACGATAAGCAGAACCAGCGACCAGATCGTCAACGACATGATCGGCGAAGAGGATCAGGGGCTCTCACGGCGCGACGCCGTGACCCTGGCCATGTACGCGCGGTATCTCAAGCGCGTCAACGCTCACCTGACCAATATCGCCAGTTCGATTGTGAATCCGTTCCCGAGAATCGGATTCCGTGAGAAGGAAAAGAGCGGCAAGGCCTAG
- a CDS encoding Na/Pi symporter has translation MTPDPGQSAATSPRYAIRDAVPLKILVLFALVYLFILSITLLGGSFKLLGGGFAQAIFRTTSHPIVGLVIGVVVTAIIQSSSTTTSLIVGLVASGVLSFENAIPMVMGANIGTTITNTIVSLASISRKEEFQRAYTASTVHDFFNICAVIVLLPLQLWFNIIGAVARWAEQFFEQFGGMTFASPLAVITKPVAGGIMHLTGDTGWLCVAIAFLLLFIALRYIVVVLKSMVLARVERFFQRYIFRTAALSLLLGIVLTSIIQSSSITTSIIIPLVAAGVISVQQIYPYLLGANIGTTVTAFLASFVTGSPEAVAVAFAHLIFNLFGMAIFWPLKVVPLFLASKLGAAAARSKMIPIVYILIVFFLIPGVIILLTR, from the coding sequence ATGACACCAGATCCCGGGCAATCGGCCGCCACCAGCCCCCGCTATGCCATCCGTGACGCGGTACCGCTTAAGATCCTTGTCCTGTTCGCGCTGGTGTACCTTTTCATTCTGTCGATCACGCTGCTGGGGGGGTCGTTTAAGCTTCTGGGCGGGGGGTTCGCCCAGGCCATTTTCAGAACCACCTCCCATCCGATAGTCGGCCTGGTCATCGGCGTTGTCGTGACGGCAATCATCCAGTCGTCGTCAACCACCACCTCCCTGATCGTGGGTCTGGTCGCCTCGGGAGTGCTGTCGTTCGAGAACGCGATTCCGATGGTCATGGGGGCCAATATCGGCACCACTATCACCAACACGATCGTCTCGCTCGCCAGCATCTCTCGAAAAGAGGAATTCCAGCGAGCTTATACCGCTTCGACGGTGCACGACTTCTTCAATATCTGTGCGGTAATCGTGTTGCTGCCGCTACAGCTATGGTTCAATATCATCGGGGCGGTGGCCAGATGGGCGGAGCAGTTCTTTGAACAGTTCGGCGGGATGACGTTCGCTTCACCGCTGGCCGTCATCACGAAACCGGTGGCCGGCGGAATAATGCACCTCACCGGTGATACCGGCTGGCTGTGCGTGGCGATCGCGTTTCTCCTGCTCTTTATAGCCCTCCGCTACATCGTAGTGGTACTCAAGTCGATGGTGCTGGCCCGGGTGGAGCGGTTCTTCCAGCGCTACATATTCCGCACGGCGGCGCTCAGTCTTCTGCTGGGCATTGTGCTGACGTCGATAATCCAGTCCTCTTCGATAACCACGTCGATAATCATCCCCCTTGTCGCCGCCGGCGTCATCAGCGTCCAGCAGATCTACCCGTACCTGCTGGGGGCCAACATCGGCACCACCGTCACCGCCTTCCTGGCCTCTTTCGTGACCGGGTCGCCCGAGGCGGTAGCCGTGGCCTTCGCCCACCTGATATTCAACCTGTTCGGCATGGCCATATTCTGGCCGTTGAAGGTGGTCCCGCTCTTCCTGGCCTCCAAACTGGGGGCGGCCGCCGCTCGATCGAAGATGATACCCATTGTATATATTCTAATCGTGTTCTTTCTTATACCAGGCGTGATAATCCTGCTGACGAGGTAA
- the secF gene encoding protein translocase subunit SecF: MFRIIGETNIDFIGKRRFAFVLSLALVALGLFAFIMIVAGKANMGIDFAGGVMIQGHFQESVAIDELRSALTTPYPDIQVTALSKFEKPNAYIIKTKNPETEAAGEERREGIMQTLTEAFPGNAFERDYTEVIGPAVGETLRDKARWAILISLIGILIYIGFRFDFRSGVAATIATFHDVLAVTGVFYLLNVEFDLLIITALLTLAGYSLTDTVVVYDRIRENLRKFRSKGEFVGTVNRSINEVLSRTFNTSITVLFVVVTLFFFGGEVLADFSLALILGVIIGTYSSVFVASPIVVEWEARRPRRFK, encoded by the coding sequence ATGTTCAGAATAATCGGAGAGACAAACATAGACTTCATCGGCAAGCGCCGGTTCGCGTTTGTCCTATCGCTGGCTCTGGTCGCCCTTGGTCTGTTCGCGTTCATAATGATCGTTGCGGGCAAAGCCAACATGGGGATCGACTTCGCCGGCGGGGTGATGATCCAGGGCCACTTCCAGGAATCGGTGGCCATCGATGAACTCAGGAGCGCTCTGACCACACCGTATCCCGACATTCAGGTCACCGCGCTGTCCAAGTTCGAGAAACCCAACGCGTATATCATCAAGACCAAGAATCCCGAGACCGAGGCCGCCGGCGAAGAGCGCCGTGAGGGGATCATGCAGACCCTGACCGAGGCTTTTCCCGGCAACGCCTTCGAGAGGGATTATACCGAAGTAATCGGCCCGGCCGTCGGCGAGACGCTCAGGGACAAGGCTCGCTGGGCGATCCTCATTTCCCTTATCGGCATTCTGATTTATATCGGGTTCCGGTTCGATTTCCGTTCCGGGGTTGCCGCGACGATAGCCACGTTCCACGACGTCCTTGCCGTGACCGGAGTCTTCTACCTGCTGAACGTGGAGTTTGACCTTCTCATCATCACCGCGCTGCTCACCCTGGCCGGGTACTCGCTGACTGACACGGTGGTGGTCTATGACCGCATCCGTGAGAACCTGCGAAAGTTCCGCAGCAAAGGTGAGTTTGTCGGCACGGTGAACCGGTCGATCAACGAGGTGCTTTCGCGTACCTTCAACACCTCGATCACCGTGCTTTTTGTTGTCGTGACGTTGTTCTTTTTCGGGGGAGAAGTGCTTGCGGACTTCTCGCTGGCCCTTATCCTTGGCGTCATCATCGGGACCTACAGTTCCGTTTTCGTGGCCAGCCCGATCGTCGTCGAATGGGAGGCCCGCCGGCCCAGGCGATTCAAGTAG
- a CDS encoding DUF4159 domain-containing protein, producing the protein MSKGKPKLLPAALLVAALLTVSARAQPGVRGSGPSLQPYLSEQFHPDPSAIKVARLHYSGGGDWYWGSSAVPNFLKFVRDNTLFPVDTLPREVAIMDADLFQYPFLFATGHGVISFSAEEKERLRTYLAGGGFLFVNDSYGMAGSFLKEMQSLFPEREVVELPFDHPIYHCFYDFPGGPPKVHEHDGKPPRGHAVILNGRVVLYFLVESDIGDGWEDPQVHNDPPEKRTEALKMGLNVLTYALLY; encoded by the coding sequence ATGAGTAAGGGCAAGCCTAAACTCCTGCCGGCGGCGCTACTGGTCGCCGCGCTTCTGACGGTGAGCGCCCGGGCGCAGCCCGGTGTCCGCGGGTCTGGTCCGAGCCTTCAGCCGTACCTGTCCGAGCAGTTCCACCCCGACCCGTCGGCGATCAAAGTGGCTCGCCTGCACTATTCCGGGGGGGGAGACTGGTACTGGGGAAGTTCGGCGGTGCCGAATTTCCTGAAGTTCGTCCGGGACAACACGCTGTTTCCGGTGGATACGCTCCCGCGAGAGGTGGCAATCATGGACGCCGACCTGTTTCAGTACCCGTTCCTGTTTGCCACCGGTCACGGCGTGATCTCGTTTTCGGCGGAGGAAAAGGAACGGCTTCGAACCTACCTGGCCGGGGGCGGGTTCCTGTTCGTCAACGACTCGTACGGCATGGCGGGGAGTTTTCTCAAGGAGATGCAGTCGTTGTTTCCTGAGCGGGAGGTGGTGGAACTGCCCTTCGATCACCCCATTTACCACTGTTTTTACGATTTTCCCGGCGGGCCTCCGAAGGTACACGAGCACGACGGCAAGCCGCCGCGCGGGCACGCCGTGATTCTGAACGGGCGGGTAGTGCTGTATTTCCTCGTGGAGTCCGATATTGGTGATGGGTGGGAGGATCCGCAGGTACACAACGACCCGCCTGAGAAGCGGACCGAGGCGCTGAAGATGGGACTAAACGTTCTTACATACGCTCTGTTATATTAG
- the secD gene encoding protein translocase subunit SecD, with product MRGQRWRIGITLLIIVLACLAYWDTFRLWTMSDEEQQAMQDRDPGELLELQQKAIRLGLDLQGGIHVVLRVKTEEIDLGARDGAVERAIQIIRNRIDGLGVAEPVIQKQGQDRIIVDLPGYTDEERAEQLIGQTAQLEFKLLENFENSSLLVTKIDSAVYAYELGRAGISPDSLASLQADSSSADSVEERDIMAELMGDSAVDTLDFAFDEELGPEQDTRPLSTRLELALYNRRTATNWPGFAVEKRDRPKIQRWLELPEVKRLIPVDVEWSWSTRSEVRNQREVYYLYLLKRKVVFLGKFLKNITLSRDQFGGYTVPFRVVGDGAGRFAQLTGANLQKPLAAVIDNKVESAAFINSKIRDNGQIDMGSSASINEARNLEIVLKAGALPAPVEIIAKNVVGATLGIDSIKKGFFSAMVGLLLVLLYVAVYYRLSGVIADIGLIFNIFFLLAIMAGLGATLTMPGIAGIILTIGISVDSNILIFERIREELRTGKTIRASIDAGYSRAFVAIFDSHVTTLITAGALFLFGSGPIRGFAVTLFWGVLISLYTAYVITKAIFDIRKGYRTLSI from the coding sequence ATGCGTGGTCAAAGATGGCGTATCGGCATCACCCTTCTGATCATCGTCCTTGCCTGCCTGGCGTACTGGGACACGTTCAGGCTCTGGACGATGAGTGACGAGGAACAGCAGGCGATGCAGGACAGAGACCCCGGTGAGCTTCTCGAGTTGCAGCAGAAAGCGATCAGGCTGGGGCTTGATCTGCAGGGCGGCATACACGTGGTCCTGCGGGTCAAGACCGAGGAGATTGACCTGGGTGCGCGTGACGGTGCGGTCGAGCGGGCCATCCAGATTATCCGGAATCGTATCGACGGTCTGGGCGTCGCCGAGCCGGTCATTCAGAAGCAGGGCCAGGACAGAATCATTGTGGACCTTCCCGGGTACACCGACGAGGAGCGTGCCGAGCAGTTGATCGGGCAGACGGCTCAGTTGGAGTTCAAGCTGCTCGAGAACTTCGAGAACTCATCGCTGCTTGTCACCAAGATCGATTCGGCCGTGTACGCCTACGAACTTGGCCGGGCCGGCATCAGCCCTGACAGCCTGGCCAGCCTGCAGGCCGATTCGTCCTCCGCCGACAGTGTCGAAGAGCGGGATATCATGGCCGAACTCATGGGTGATTCGGCAGTGGACACACTGGATTTCGCTTTTGACGAAGAACTCGGCCCGGAACAGGACACGCGTCCGCTGTCGACTCGTCTGGAACTCGCCCTGTACAATCGCCGGACGGCCACCAACTGGCCTGGTTTCGCCGTCGAGAAGAGGGACCGGCCGAAGATCCAACGGTGGCTGGAGCTTCCCGAGGTGAAACGCCTGATCCCGGTCGACGTTGAGTGGTCCTGGTCGACCCGCTCCGAGGTCCGGAACCAGCGCGAAGTGTACTATCTGTACCTGCTCAAGCGGAAAGTGGTCTTTCTGGGCAAGTTCCTCAAGAACATCACCCTGAGTCGGGACCAGTTCGGCGGGTACACGGTCCCCTTCCGAGTGGTCGGTGACGGCGCCGGCAGGTTTGCACAACTGACCGGAGCCAACCTTCAGAAACCGCTGGCGGCCGTGATCGACAACAAGGTGGAGTCGGCCGCGTTCATCAATTCCAAGATTCGGGACAACGGGCAGATTGACATGGGTTCGTCGGCTTCCATCAATGAGGCCCGAAACCTTGAGATCGTGCTCAAGGCCGGTGCGCTGCCGGCGCCGGTTGAGATCATAGCCAAGAACGTGGTTGGTGCTACGCTGGGGATCGATTCCATCAAGAAGGGGTTTTTCTCCGCCATGGTGGGCCTTCTGCTGGTGCTCCTGTACGTTGCCGTGTACTATCGTCTCTCCGGCGTGATTGCCGATATCGGGCTGATCTTCAATATCTTTTTCCTCCTGGCGATCATGGCCGGGCTGGGGGCTACCTTGACCATGCCGGGTATCGCCGGGATCATCCTGACCATTGGTATCTCGGTGGATTCCAACATCCTGATATTCGAGCGAATCCGTGAGGAACTCCGGACCGGCAAGACGATCCGGGCGTCCATCGACGCCGGCTACAGCCGGGCGTTCGTGGCTATCTTCGACTCGCACGTGACTACCCTGATAACGGCCGGGGCGCTGTTCCTGTTCGGTTCCGGTCCCATTCGGGGGTTTGCCGTGACCCTGTTCTGGGGCGTTTTGATTTCATTATACACCGCGTACGTTATAACCAAGGCGATCTTCGATATCCGTAAGGGATACCGGACGCTGAGCATATAG
- a CDS encoding pitrilysin family protein, which translates to MSAAARTVSITVLVAVLVVTALTVRVTANTETFRLENGMEVILKENHSSPMVASVVFVKSGSKYESNFENGITHFLEHLLFDGTVNQSREELDASISDLGGYINAFTAKDMTGYLVLLPKQFIEYGLAVQADMLFCSTLPEEELPKERKVVMEEINRSADYPGSAAQAFFTEKAYAGTPYSRPVLGFKPFIENIPREAIIAYWKQAYTPDNMIMLVIGDFDSGQMKETVTGLFGAFSGMAAADSPAALPGAESRSGPQVILGAGLSGRNVYDTVANVTSTYVDFSFAAPHYQDQDYVPFNLLTEYLALDEISPLKRALTAGADPLATEVSVSLVTRSEFSRLEVSVILQDTDRADRVVETVVGELSGLGSRAADPEALEGIKTSVKCSNIYNTEKLHYYGFIIAPMIMTAGWDFIEQYPDLLSRVTWAQCQQAAHKWLDQPDFVATTVRPVGESGQPPYVPDEIMAEEVTGYFDTVTLPQYDLTALPALSFPATDSVKFELDDRASYVSEVLENGLTLIIKSGPDSRVFGMTVLGKGRTVNEPEGKAGITDFVNRCLEKGTLTRSASEFSRDLARIGANLTLYDNPWIPFDDRYTTRGYSFIKFETIDEYAGRGFGLLVDMLLYPAFDSAEVEKVRARMLGTIGRDATSPTNVARESYYQALFENKPYAQPIMGSARSIAGITREDLRRHHANVYSPENVILSIVTNLSVEEVRGWVRATLGRVTPVEFVSRTAEKADPLATVKERHVDLAKEQVSIYLGSALPGAGSADAVALAVATSILSERLFLNLREKQGLAYSTGASAHFDRDFGWYYCTIGTASNNYRTALDGLLLQIDKLKLDGPTEREVMRARNKTWGRMLSSRLSRVNQAFYLGVDGYLGRDVGHDSVFVRQLEQVDIESVRRAASRYFRTDTYVLATAGRRP; encoded by the coding sequence ATGTCAGCCGCCGCACGAACCGTGTCTATCACCGTCCTGGTCGCAGTCCTCGTCGTGACAGCCTTGACGGTACGGGTCACGGCGAACACCGAAACCTTCCGCCTCGAAAACGGCATGGAGGTAATCCTTAAAGAGAACCACAGTTCGCCCATGGTGGCCAGCGTCGTATTCGTCAAATCCGGCAGCAAGTACGAGTCCAACTTTGAAAACGGCATCACGCACTTCCTTGAACACCTGCTGTTCGACGGTACGGTCAACCAGTCGCGGGAGGAACTGGACGCCTCCATCAGCGACCTGGGCGGCTATATAAACGCGTTTACGGCCAAGGACATGACCGGCTACCTCGTTCTGCTGCCGAAACAGTTCATTGAATACGGCCTGGCGGTTCAGGCCGACATGCTCTTTTGCTCCACCCTCCCGGAGGAAGAGTTGCCCAAAGAACGTAAGGTCGTCATGGAGGAGATAAACCGTTCCGCCGATTATCCCGGATCGGCCGCCCAGGCCTTTTTTACCGAAAAGGCGTATGCCGGGACACCGTACAGCCGGCCGGTTCTCGGTTTCAAGCCGTTCATCGAAAACATCCCCAGGGAAGCCATCATCGCTTACTGGAAACAGGCCTACACGCCGGACAACATGATTATGCTCGTGATCGGCGATTTCGATAGCGGGCAGATGAAAGAGACCGTGACGGGCCTTTTCGGCGCTTTTTCGGGAATGGCTGCTGCAGATTCTCCGGCGGCTTTGCCGGGCGCCGAAAGCCGGTCAGGTCCGCAGGTAATTCTCGGCGCCGGTCTCAGCGGCCGGAACGTATACGACACCGTGGCCAACGTGACGTCGACATACGTCGATTTTTCGTTTGCCGCGCCGCATTACCAGGATCAGGACTACGTGCCGTTCAACCTGCTGACGGAATACCTCGCTCTGGACGAAATCTCGCCACTCAAGCGGGCCCTGACCGCAGGTGCCGACCCTCTGGCGACGGAGGTGTCGGTGTCACTGGTGACAAGAAGCGAGTTCTCCCGGCTTGAGGTGTCGGTGATACTGCAAGACACGGACCGTGCCGACCGCGTTGTGGAAACGGTGGTTGGAGAACTGTCCGGGCTTGGTTCACGCGCCGCCGATCCGGAGGCCCTTGAGGGAATAAAAACCTCGGTCAAGTGCAGCAATATCTATAACACCGAGAAGCTGCACTATTACGGTTTCATAATCGCCCCGATGATCATGACCGCCGGCTGGGATTTCATCGAGCAATACCCGGACCTGCTGAGCCGGGTCACCTGGGCGCAGTGTCAGCAGGCGGCGCATAAGTGGCTCGATCAGCCGGACTTCGTGGCCACCACCGTCAGGCCGGTGGGGGAATCCGGCCAGCCTCCGTACGTGCCGGACGAGATTATGGCCGAAGAAGTGACCGGGTACTTCGATACCGTTACGCTGCCACAGTATGACCTGACTGCCTTACCGGCGCTGAGCTTCCCGGCGACGGACTCGGTGAAATTCGAGCTGGACGACCGGGCAAGCTACGTCAGCGAGGTCCTGGAAAACGGCCTGACTCTCATAATCAAGTCCGGGCCGGACAGCCGCGTGTTCGGAATGACCGTCCTGGGAAAGGGCCGGACGGTCAACGAGCCGGAAGGAAAGGCCGGAATAACGGACTTTGTGAATCGATGCCTTGAAAAAGGGACGCTTACGCGGTCAGCGTCGGAATTCAGCCGGGACCTGGCCCGGATCGGCGCCAACCTGACGCTGTACGACAACCCGTGGATACCGTTTGACGACCGGTACACTACCCGCGGCTATTCATTCATCAAGTTCGAGACCATCGACGAATACGCCGGGCGGGGATTCGGCCTTCTCGTGGACATGCTTCTGTACCCGGCGTTCGACTCTGCGGAAGTGGAGAAAGTGCGCGCCCGGATGCTCGGCACAATCGGCCGCGACGCCACCTCGCCGACCAACGTGGCCCGCGAGTCGTACTACCAGGCGCTGTTCGAGAACAAGCCCTACGCCCAGCCGATCATGGGCAGCGCCCGCTCGATAGCCGGTATCACGAGAGAGGACCTCCGCCGACATCACGCCAACGTGTATTCTCCTGAAAACGTGATTCTCTCCATCGTCACAAACCTGAGCGTCGAGGAGGTCCGCGGGTGGGTCCGGGCGACACTGGGACGAGTCACGCCCGTCGAATTCGTTTCCCGAACGGCGGAAAAGGCCGATCCGCTTGCAACCGTCAAGGAGAGGCACGTCGATCTGGCCAAGGAACAGGTCAGCATCTACCTCGGATCGGCGTTGCCCGGGGCCGGTAGTGCCGATGCCGTGGCGCTGGCGGTAGCGACGTCAATCCTCTCCGAGCGCCTGTTTCTCAACCTGCGCGAGAAACAGGGGCTGGCCTACTCGACCGGAGCCAGCGCGCATTTCGACCGCGATTTCGGCTGGTACTACTGTACGATCGGTACGGCCTCGAACAACTACCGGACCGCCCTGGACGGGCTGCTGCTGCAAATAGACAAGCTCAAGCTCGACGGCCCTACCGAGCGTGAAGTCATGCGGGCCAGAAACAAGACGTGGGGGCGCATGCTGAGCTCCCGCCTGTCCCGGGTGAATCAGGCTTTCTACCTCGGGGTCGACGGTTACCTCGGCCGGGACGTCGGTCACGACTCGGTCTTTGTCCGACAGCTGGAACAGGTCGACATCGAATCCGTCCGCCGCGCGGCTTCACGGTATTTCCGCACGGACACCTATGTCCTGGCCACCGCCGGGCGACGGCCGTAA